The region GATTGCTTACGCTTCGATTAAATTACACGAGACTTAAATGGGTAACCCTATAAATATATTTTAAATCTCCTTATTTCAAATGTTCCAAATAGAACTTGGTCATTTTCTTGTAAAGATGTATTGTGGTATTTTTTCCTGTATATATTCCATGGTTGCTGTTTGGATACAACATCAATTCGAATTCTTTATCGGCAGCTACCAAAGCCGTAATTAAATCGTAAGCATTATGAGGATGAACATTATCATCGGCCATACCGTGAATCAGCATATAGTTTCCTTTTAGTTTTTCTACGTGATTGATAGGAGAGTTGTCGTCGTAACCAGCTGCATTGGTTTGAGGAGTTCTCATATAACGCTCGGTGTAAATATTATCATAATATCTCCAGTTGGTAACTGGTGCTACTGCAATTCCTGTATTGAAATGCTCAGCTCCTTTGGTCATACATAAGGTACTCATATAACCACCATAACTCCAACCAAAAATCCCGATTTTGTCTTTGGCCACGTAAGGAAGTGACTCGAAATACTGAGCTGCTTCTATCTGATCTATAGTTTCGTATTTCCCTAATTCTTGATAAGTTACCTTTTTAAAAGCCTCCCCTTTAAATCCAGTTCCTCTATTGTCTACACTTACTACTATAATGCCTTGTTGCGCAAAATATTGATACCAAGCATCGCGATATCCCCAAGAGTTTTTCACCGTTTGAGAACCAGGACCACCATAAATAGTGAATAAAACAGGATATTGTTTTGATTCATCAAAATTAGGAGGAAGGATTTGCCAAGTGCTTAATTTTACATCTTCGCTAGTGGTGATATCATAAAAAGTCTTTTTTTGATAATTATATTCTGCAATTCTGTCTTTTAATGCTTGATTGTCCTGCAATACTTTAATGGTTTCTCCTTTGATAGACTTTAAAGAATAAACTGGAGGAGTGTTGGCATCGCTCCATGTAGCATTATAATATTTATAGTTGGCAGAGAAGGTTACACTGTTCCATCCTTCTTTTACTTCAATTGGATTTTCTTTTCCTTTTAAGTTCACGCCAAATACTTCACGATTATAGGGCGCAGATTTTGCAGCTTGATAATAAACTACTTTTTCTTTACTGTCGTATCCAATAATATGGTCTACATCCCAATTTCCAGATGTCAATTGTTTTTGAAGTTTACCTTCCATGTTATAATAATAAACATGGTTGAAACCATCTAATTCAGATGTTAAAATAAAACCTGCATTTTCACCTTTTTTATTGGCTAAAATGTGAAAGTTATCAGTGATTTCAATATAGTATTCATTGGTTTCATTATAGATTTCAGTATGTTCACCTGTAGTAGGATTTGTTAATAGGAACTTCAAGTTATTCTGAAGACGGTTCATCCAAAAGATAACCAATTTATCACTTTCATGGGTCCACTTCATACGAGGAATATAAATATCGGTTTCTTCACCAATATTCATGGTTTTGGTTTCACCAGTCGATAATTGATAAGTATGAATACTCACCACACTATTGTCCTCGCCAGCTTTAGGATATTTATACTTTTCATGTTTTGGGTATAATTCTCCATAATAAGTCATCCAAAATTCTTTTACTTTGGACTCATCAAATTTATAATAGGCGATATAATCTCCATTTGGCGACCAGAAAAAAGCTTTGGTAAAAGCAAATTCTTCTTCATAAACCCAATCGGTAGTACCATTAATAATAGATTCAAATTTACCATCGGTGGTGATTTGTTTCTCGCTCATATCGGCAAGATTCACAATGAAAAGATTGTTTTCACGAACAAAGGCTATTTTTGTAGCGTCAGGAGAGAAGCTAGCCAATCTTTGTTTCCCATTGTCGCTTAATAAGGTCAAACTCTTGTCTTCTATGGAATAGATATAGAAATTGGATTTGCTAGAATGACGATAAATGGCTTCTGTTTCCGTTGAAAGTAAAACTAAATCTTCCTTGGGGCTAAATTCATAACTATCATATTTCAGCGTTACACTATCATTGATGATTAGTGTTTTATTCTCAATGATCATTCTGGTTTTCTCACCGGTAGCATAGCTATACTCTTCAATTCCTTCTTTACTGATTTTACAATAATGTTCCCCATCGTTCATAGCTTGTATTCCTCTAACAGAGCGAGGATAGAATTGATATTCTTTAAAAATCTTTTCTAAGCTAAGTTCTTTGGCTTTTGGAGCCTCTGTTCTAACCAGTGTTTGTGCACTTAAGCTGCCTGATAATAATAAGGCGAGACATATTTGAAGGATGTTCTTCATGATTTATTATGTTTGATTTTAAGCGTCAAAGGTAAAAATTTTGTCATTCCAATGATAGCTTAGCTTCAAATCTCTTTGTTATTTTGTCTTTTTCTAAAGAGTTAGTTTTTGTCCGTATTCGGACATCTGTTATTATTAAAATATTTTCTATTTTTGGCATCCCATTATTCCATATTTCTAAATTGGCACAGTTTTTTATTACATCAATTCAAAAACAATATGAAAAAAACAATTCTACTCTTTAGTATTTTATTTGTGAGTCTTCTCTCATTTGCTCAAAGCTCCAATTTGATCATCTTCTCAGAAAATGGAGAAAGGTTTTCAGTGGTATTGAATGGGATTTTACAGAATGGACAGCCAGAAACCAATGTGATGGTTCAGGGATTAATCGCACCCACTTATCAAGCGAAAATCATTTTTGAGAATGCTCAAATTCCAGAGTTAACAAAAACCATTTATTTGAATGAGCCTAATGTTCAGGTCACTTTAAAATTGAAGACCAATAAAAAAGGAAATTATGTATTGAGAATGTTCAATACGGTTCCTTTAGCTCAAGCCCCTCCTCGTCCTCCTCAACAACAAGTGGTGATGTTTACCACAACTCCAGCTGTAGCAACTTCTGTTACACATACCACTACAACTACTTCAGTTCATGGTGATGGCCATCCAACAGGCGAAAACGTTAATATGAATGTGAACATGGGCGGAGTGAGTATGAATGTGAACGTGAATGCAACGGAAACCGGTTCTTCTACCTTTACCGAAACTTATACGACTTCTACCACCACCACCACTACAAATGGTGGAATGCATAGTGAGCCAACAAGTAATTATGTATTGCCGGGTTATAGTGGCCCTTATGGATGTCCTTATCCCATGTCTCAACACGATTTTGAAAATGCCAAGAGAAGTATTTCGTCAAAAGATTTTAGCGATAGCAAGTTAAAGCTAGCTCAGCAAATTATTGATAGCAATTGTTTATTGAGTTCACAAGTAAGACAGATGATGGAGCTTTTTGACTTTGAGGACGATAAGTTAACATTAGCGAAATATGCTTTCGGTTATACATTAGATTATGGTAATTATTATCAAGTAAATGATGCTTTTGAATATGAATCTTCTATTGATGAATTAGATGATTATATGAGGTCATTTAGGCGATAAATTTGTAATATTGCCCATTACAAGAAAGGCGATTGCTTTGTCTTGTAGTGGGTTTTTTATGTCAAAAAAAAATAGCATCTCATGAGAAAAAGATTCTTTCTAATATTGGTCACTTTCATTGCTTTTCAATTGATGGCTCAAGATAAGAGCTACAATTGGGAAAATCCAAATTTTATTTCTGAAAATAAAGAAGATTCAAGAGCTAGCTTTTTTAGTTATGAAACTAAAGTTCAAGCATTAGAGTTCAGTGGTGAAGCTTCTCCTAACTATTTGTCACTAAATGGAGATTGGAAGTTCAATTGGAGCGAAAATCCAAGTGAAAGGCCAAAGAACTTCTTTGAGGAGGCTTATGATAAAAGGGAGTGGAAAACCATTCCTGTTCCTTCTAATTGGGAGCTTCAAGGCTATGATATTCCTATCTATGTAAATCATAATTACGAATGGACGAGAAATCCAGTTCCACCCATAGTGCCCAAAAAATACAATCCAGTAGGCTCTTATTATCGGGAGTTTGATTTGCCAGAAAATTGGGCTCAGAAAAATGTGTTTGTCCATTTTGGCGCAGTAAAATCTGCATTCTATCTTTATGTGAATGGGCAAAAAGTAGGCTATAGCCAAGGTAGTAAATTGCCTGCTGAATTTGATATCACCAAATATTTAAAACCTGGAAAGAATAGTATTGCAGCTGAAGTCTATCGTTGGTCGGATGGGTCCTATTTAGAATGTCAAGATTTTTGGAGAATCAGTGGTATTGAGCGTGATGTGTATTTGATGGCACGTACGCAGTTATATTTTAGAGATTTTGAGATTCGCCCCAGTTTAAATGATGATTTTACCGAAGGAACTCTACATGTAAAAATTGATTTAGAAAATAGGAGTGAGCTTAATTTCAATGAATCCACAGTAGTATTAAGGCTGATCAGAAATGGCAAACAAGTAAAGAAATCATTTATGGGTGCTAAGAGATTTGCTGCTGGAGAGAAAAAGCAGTTGGACAAAGAGTTTAAAATTCCTTATCCTGATTTATGGTCGGCAGAAAAACCTAATTTGTATGAGGTGGTTTTAGAGCTCAGATATGGAAGTAAAACCCAAGAGGTGGTGAGCACACATATTGGGTTTAGAGAAGTAGAGATAAAGGATAGTCAATTGCTAGTCAATGGAAAAGCTGTTTTACTTAAAGGAGTAAATCGACATGAGCATGATCAAATTACGGGACATGTAGTGAGTAAAGAAACCATGTTGAAAGACATTCAACTGATGAAACAATTCAATATCAATGCAGTAAGAACCTCTCATTATCCCAATGACCCATATTGGTATGAACTCTGCGATAAATATGGTATTTATGTAGTTGATGAAGCCAATATCGAAAGTCATGGTATGGGATATAATTTGGATAGGACTTTAGGAAATAATCCGGAATGGGAATTGGCACATTTAGATAGAATTGAAAGAATGATGAAGCGTGATAAGAACCATCCATCTATCATTATTTGGTCCATGGGAAATGAAGCGGGATTTGGAGTGAATTTCAAAAAAGCGTCTGACTTGATGCATAAAATAGACCCTTATCGTCCTGTGCATTATGAGAGAGCAGGAGAGGATTCTGCTACTGATATTGTTTGTCCCATGTATCCTTCCATCAATCATTTACAAGAATATGTGAGTCGCGATCATTATCGTCCATTAATTATGTGTGAATATGCACATGCCATGGGAAATTCAACGGGTAACTTTCAAGAATATTGGGATGTGATTGAAGCCGAAGCACATTTGCAAGGCGGTTTTATTTGGGATTGGATAGATCAAGGATTATTGGAAACAGATGAAAATGGAAATGAATTTTGGGCTTATGGTGGTGATTATGGAACCGATACCATTCAAAGTGATAATAATTTCTTGGCCAATGGATTAATTGGTTCTGATAGAGAAGTGCATCCTGGAATTTGGCAAGTGAAGAAGACCTATCAATATTTGAAGTTTAAAAAAACAGGGAATTCTGTAGAGATTTTCAATCACTATAATTATAGAAACCTGAATGAGTTTGTTTTTGAATGGGAGATATTACAAGACGGTAAAAAGATAATGGGAGGGCAGCTGAATAATTTTGCTGGAGCTCCTGGTGATTCTGTGATTTTTAAGATTCCTCAAAGCGAGAGTTTAAACGAGCAGAATGTGGAATATATTCTTGGTTTATCGGTTCATGAAAAAGATTCTACAGATATAGTTCCAGCAGGACATGAAGTCGCTTGGGCGCAGTTTGACTTGCCTTCCATGAGGGGATTTTCTTATTCTAAATTAAAGAAATTCCCTGAAGTACTGATTGATGATGCCAAATCAGATCTGAAATTTCACAATGAAGATTTTCAGATGATTTTTAATAAGAAATCGGGATATTTAACTGCTCTAAATTATAATGGAGAAGAAATGCTCTACGATAAAAAAGGCCCACAAGCTTCTTTTTGGAGAGGAATGACAGATAATGATTTTGGAAATGGAATGCAGAAGCGTGCTGCTTACTGGAAGAATGTTCATGAGAAAATGACTTTGAAAAGCATGAAACATGAGGTGATTTCTAAAAGAGAAATCAAACTGACCTGTACTTATCAATTAGTGGATAATGCTGGACAATTAATATTGCAGTATGTGATTTTAGGAGATGGCGAACTATATGTTCAGCAAACTCTAGATTTGGATGAGAAAAAAGAGTTGGCTGAGTTGCCACGCTTAGGAATGACCATGTATTTAAAACCAGAGTATAATCAAATGGATTGGTATGGTCGTGGCCCGCAGGAGAATTATTGGGATAGAAAGTCAGGCTATAAACTAGGCATTTATCATTCCACCACCGAGGAACAATATACTCCTTATATCCGTCCACAAGAGAATTCGAATCTTACTGATGTACGTTGGGCTGCTTTAAGAAATAAGGAACATAGAGGAGTCTTAATAGCGGGATTCCCGAGTATAGAATTTAGTGCCCAGAATTATATTTTAGAAGATTTTGACCAAGCTGATAAGAAGGTAAACAAGCATATATCTGATATTAGCCCAAGAGACTTCATCAGTGTTGATATGGATTTTGCACAGTCAGGTATGGCCGGTGACGATAGTTGGTGGAGTAGGGCACATCCGCAGTATACTTTATATCCTGGTGATTATTGTTATGCTTATCGTATTCGTCCATTGAGCGAGAAAGATGATTTGGGAGCAGCCTATAAAATTCGACCATTGATAAAATCACAGTTTTGTGAGAAGCCTAGTGATGCATCATTCCTAGAGAAGATAAAGGTAGAACATCAAGCAAAAGGTAAAGCCGTTACTAGTGAAGCTAGTTATTCAGGTTGGTTCTCAGCAGGAGGATGGCCAGCATTAACAGATGGCTATATCGGAACTCAAAATTATGGCGACGACCATTGGATGGGATTTTATGATCAGGATGCAGAATTTATCCTGGATTTGGAGAATATCAAACTCATTGAACGCGTTCAACTCAATTTCCTCAAACAACTATCAGGGCATTATTATTTACCCTCCTCCGTTGACGTTTTCTTAAGTAAAGACGGAGAATCATGGGAAAAGATAAATGGAGAAATGATAGAGGATGCCAATAAGAATCTTGAGGTCTGCACTTATTCCACAGAATCATTCGATAGAAAAGCTCGATATGTGAAAGTGAGTATTAAAAAGCAAGAAACGACTAAAAAGGAAAGTGGAAATGCTTTTATGGTGGATGAGATTATGGTGAATTAAAAAAAAATACCACAGAGGCAGAGGCACTGCGACACAGAGGATGTTGTGAATAAAAGATGCCGCAGAGCATACTGTCGGTTCACTTAGGTTCAAGATTCCTTGTTGGCCTTCAGATTAATCAATTACCTTTTAATTCTTATGCGCTCTTGGCGAATTTTCTTTGCGTTTTCTTTGCGTGAAATTTTTTGAAGTTTGAAGTCAGAAGTTTCCTTATTCAATGTTTGGTGATTTCAATACTTTGCCACTCTGGATATGCAGAGATTCTTAGTAGCCTATAAATTCAATTATGGATATGCTTCTCTTAGTCTTTGCCTACTCTGAGCATAGTCGAAGGAAGTCTGTGTGACAATCAAATTTTCGGTAATCCTCGTAAACACTATCCAATAAACTTTTCAGACCTTTGCCATTAAATTAAGATTTAATGAAAAAAGCCGATTTTATATTATTGGCAGCGGTTGCGCTGTTTTTTCTTCCCTTTTTCACCTGTCAGTTT is a window of Lentimicrobium sp. L6 DNA encoding:
- a CDS encoding glycoside hydrolase family 2 TIM barrel-domain containing protein codes for the protein MRKRFFLILVTFIAFQLMAQDKSYNWENPNFISENKEDSRASFFSYETKVQALEFSGEASPNYLSLNGDWKFNWSENPSERPKNFFEEAYDKREWKTIPVPSNWELQGYDIPIYVNHNYEWTRNPVPPIVPKKYNPVGSYYREFDLPENWAQKNVFVHFGAVKSAFYLYVNGQKVGYSQGSKLPAEFDITKYLKPGKNSIAAEVYRWSDGSYLECQDFWRISGIERDVYLMARTQLYFRDFEIRPSLNDDFTEGTLHVKIDLENRSELNFNESTVVLRLIRNGKQVKKSFMGAKRFAAGEKKQLDKEFKIPYPDLWSAEKPNLYEVVLELRYGSKTQEVVSTHIGFREVEIKDSQLLVNGKAVLLKGVNRHEHDQITGHVVSKETMLKDIQLMKQFNINAVRTSHYPNDPYWYELCDKYGIYVVDEANIESHGMGYNLDRTLGNNPEWELAHLDRIERMMKRDKNHPSIIIWSMGNEAGFGVNFKKASDLMHKIDPYRPVHYERAGEDSATDIVCPMYPSINHLQEYVSRDHYRPLIMCEYAHAMGNSTGNFQEYWDVIEAEAHLQGGFIWDWIDQGLLETDENGNEFWAYGGDYGTDTIQSDNNFLANGLIGSDREVHPGIWQVKKTYQYLKFKKTGNSVEIFNHYNYRNLNEFVFEWEILQDGKKIMGGQLNNFAGAPGDSVIFKIPQSESLNEQNVEYILGLSVHEKDSTDIVPAGHEVAWAQFDLPSMRGFSYSKLKKFPEVLIDDAKSDLKFHNEDFQMIFNKKSGYLTALNYNGEEMLYDKKGPQASFWRGMTDNDFGNGMQKRAAYWKNVHEKMTLKSMKHEVISKREIKLTCTYQLVDNAGQLILQYVILGDGELYVQQTLDLDEKKELAELPRLGMTMYLKPEYNQMDWYGRGPQENYWDRKSGYKLGIYHSTTEEQYTPYIRPQENSNLTDVRWAALRNKEHRGVLIAGFPSIEFSAQNYILEDFDQADKKVNKHISDISPRDFISVDMDFAQSGMAGDDSWWSRAHPQYTLYPGDYCYAYRIRPLSEKDDLGAAYKIRPLIKSQFCEKPSDASFLEKIKVEHQAKGKAVTSEASYSGWFSAGGWPALTDGYIGTQNYGDDHWMGFYDQDAEFILDLENIKLIERVQLNFLKQLSGHYYLPSSVDVFLSKDGESWEKINGEMIEDANKNLEVCTYSTESFDRKARYVKVSIKKQETTKKESGNAFMVDEIMVN
- a CDS encoding DUF4476 domain-containing protein: MKKTILLFSILFVSLLSFAQSSNLIIFSENGERFSVVLNGILQNGQPETNVMVQGLIAPTYQAKIIFENAQIPELTKTIYLNEPNVQVTLKLKTNKKGNYVLRMFNTVPLAQAPPRPPQQQVVMFTTTPAVATSVTHTTTTTSVHGDGHPTGENVNMNVNMGGVSMNVNVNATETGSSTFTETYTTSTTTTTTNGGMHSEPTSNYVLPGYSGPYGCPYPMSQHDFENAKRSISSKDFSDSKLKLAQQIIDSNCLLSSQVRQMMELFDFEDDKLTLAKYAFGYTLDYGNYYQVNDAFEYESSIDELDDYMRSFRR
- a CDS encoding S9 family peptidase, whose product is MKNILQICLALLLSGSLSAQTLVRTEAPKAKELSLEKIFKEYQFYPRSVRGIQAMNDGEHYCKISKEGIEEYSYATGEKTRMIIENKTLIINDSVTLKYDSYEFSPKEDLVLLSTETEAIYRHSSKSNFYIYSIEDKSLTLLSDNGKQRLASFSPDATKIAFVRENNLFIVNLADMSEKQITTDGKFESIINGTTDWVYEEEFAFTKAFFWSPNGDYIAYYKFDESKVKEFWMTYYGELYPKHEKYKYPKAGEDNSVVSIHTYQLSTGETKTMNIGEETDIYIPRMKWTHESDKLVIFWMNRLQNNLKFLLTNPTTGEHTEIYNETNEYYIEITDNFHILANKKGENAGFILTSELDGFNHVYYYNMEGKLQKQLTSGNWDVDHIIGYDSKEKVVYYQAAKSAPYNREVFGVNLKGKENPIEVKEGWNSVTFSANYKYYNATWSDANTPPVYSLKSIKGETIKVLQDNQALKDRIAEYNYQKKTFYDITTSEDVKLSTWQILPPNFDESKQYPVLFTIYGGPGSQTVKNSWGYRDAWYQYFAQQGIIVVSVDNRGTGFKGEAFKKVTYQELGKYETIDQIEAAQYFESLPYVAKDKIGIFGWSYGGYMSTLCMTKGAEHFNTGIAVAPVTNWRYYDNIYTERYMRTPQTNAAGYDDNSPINHVEKLKGNYMLIHGMADDNVHPHNAYDLITALVAADKEFELMLYPNSNHGIYTGKNTTIHLYKKMTKFYLEHLK